A region from the Pseudodesulfovibrio sp. JC047 genome encodes:
- a CDS encoding integration host factor subunit alpha, with product MSTLTKAGIVDYIYERTDKNRAEIKDLVESILDIMKTSIKKDHALLISGFGKFEAYDKRARKGRNPQTTQTITLPPRKVVVFRLSRKFRAELNR from the coding sequence ATGAGCACCCTCACCAAAGCTGGCATCGTGGATTACATCTACGAACGGACTGACAAGAATCGCGCCGAGATCAAGGATCTGGTTGAATCCATCCTTGACATCATGAAGACATCCATCAAGAAGGACCACGCTCTTCTTATCAGTGGATTCGGCAAATTTGAGGCATACGACAAGCGGGCACGCAAAGGTCGTAACCCTCAAACGACCCAGACGATTACGCTGCCTCCACGAAAGGTGGTTGTCTTCAGGCTGTCTCGC